Proteins from a single region of Stigmatella erecta:
- a CDS encoding LysR family transcriptional regulator produces MSPRLDPRRLETFRVVALTGQVSAASRLLHLSQPAVTAQVRQLERECGQPLLIRTARGVQVNDAGRALLEYAQRLHQILEEASLAVAGEEALQGELVLAASTTIASYVVPELLASFVRGHRGLQVRLEVGNTAQVLGWVAEGQVPLGLVEGHARAAHIRLERYLDDELVPVVSSRAPAELLRIRTVEALQRVPLIWREPGSGTRAVLERALRKAGVRRGLQAGDLQMGSTEAIKGAVALGLGVGFLSRWSIQEELASGRLQRLTVPGLTVARAFSWVLPVEAPSGLAGHFLRHARAVPPQR; encoded by the coding sequence CTGTCTCCCCGTCTTGATCCGCGCCGTCTGGAAACTTTCCGGGTCGTGGCCCTCACAGGACAGGTGTCCGCCGCTTCTCGGCTGCTGCACCTGTCCCAGCCCGCCGTCACCGCACAGGTGCGCCAGCTCGAACGGGAGTGTGGCCAGCCCTTGCTGATCCGCACCGCCCGGGGCGTTCAGGTCAATGACGCGGGACGGGCCTTGCTCGAGTACGCCCAGCGTCTCCACCAGATCTTGGAGGAGGCGTCGCTGGCGGTCGCGGGTGAGGAGGCGCTGCAAGGTGAGTTGGTGCTGGCGGCGAGCACCACCATCGCCAGCTACGTCGTACCGGAGCTGCTGGCCTCCTTCGTCCGGGGACATCGGGGCTTGCAGGTGCGATTGGAGGTGGGCAACACCGCGCAGGTGCTCGGCTGGGTGGCCGAAGGCCAGGTGCCGTTAGGGCTGGTGGAAGGGCACGCGCGGGCGGCCCATATCCGGCTGGAGCGCTACCTGGACGATGAACTCGTGCCCGTGGTGTCCTCACGCGCCCCGGCGGAGTTGCTCCGGATACGGACCGTGGAGGCCCTTCAGCGGGTTCCCCTGATCTGGCGGGAGCCGGGCTCGGGCACCCGCGCCGTGCTGGAGCGTGCCCTGAGGAAGGCGGGGGTGCGCCGGGGACTCCAGGCAGGCGATCTCCAGATGGGCAGCACCGAGGCCATCAAGGGCGCGGTGGCCCTGGGCCTCGGGGTGGGGTTCTTGTCGCGATGGAGTATCCAGGAAGAGCTGGCGTCTGGCCGGCTCCAGCGCTTGACCGTGCCGGGATTGACGGTGGCCCGTGCCTTCTCCTGGGTCTTGCCGGTGGAGGCGCCGTCAGGGCTCGCGGGCCACTTCCTGCGCCATGCCCGGGCCGTGCCCCCGCAGCGCTAG
- a CDS encoding YeiH family protein, with the protein MLVPLGAALSLLPFASTGLMLVGGGAVALTVGNPYAKHTRRAMPVLLSLAVVGLGAGMDLRAVVHAGAQGLVTTLVSISVCLLLGTVLARLLQVPRSVGLLISIGTAICGGSAIAAVVPVLRPKEQEVSVALGTVFLLNAVALFVFPAVGHAVGLDAVQFGRWCALAIHDTSSVVGAALQYGSEALEVATTVKLARALWIAPLALALEAWQRKTQGQENPGKARRPWFILGFVLASALVTWIPPLQPVGHTVALVSKQVLVLTLFLLGANLTRSTLRAVGLRPLAMGVGLWVCMAGLSLGAVQG; encoded by the coding sequence GTGCTGGTGCCGCTGGGCGCGGCCCTCAGCCTCCTGCCCTTCGCCTCCACGGGCCTCATGCTGGTGGGCGGAGGCGCAGTGGCGCTCACGGTGGGCAACCCTTACGCGAAGCACACCCGGCGGGCCATGCCCGTGCTGCTGTCGCTCGCCGTCGTGGGGCTGGGGGCGGGAATGGACCTGCGGGCAGTGGTCCACGCGGGGGCCCAGGGACTTGTCACCACACTGGTGAGCATCAGCGTGTGCCTGCTCCTGGGGACAGTGCTGGCCCGGCTGCTCCAGGTGCCCCGGAGCGTGGGCTTGCTCATCAGCATCGGCACGGCCATCTGTGGGGGCAGCGCGATTGCCGCCGTGGTTCCCGTGCTTCGTCCGAAGGAGCAGGAGGTGTCCGTGGCGCTGGGCACGGTGTTCCTGCTCAACGCGGTGGCGCTCTTCGTCTTCCCCGCCGTGGGGCACGCGGTGGGGTTGGACGCGGTCCAGTTTGGGCGCTGGTGCGCACTGGCCATCCACGACACCAGCTCCGTGGTGGGCGCGGCCCTGCAATACGGCTCCGAGGCGCTGGAGGTGGCCACGACGGTGAAGCTGGCCCGCGCCTTGTGGATCGCCCCGCTGGCGCTGGCACTCGAAGCCTGGCAACGCAAGACCCAGGGGCAGGAGAACCCAGGCAAGGCGCGCAGGCCCTGGTTCATCCTCGGCTTCGTCCTGGCCTCGGCCCTGGTGACGTGGATTCCCCCGCTCCAGCCGGTGGGCCACACGGTGGCCCTGGTCTCCAAGCAGGTGCTGGTCCTAACGCTGTTTCTCCTGGGCGCGAACCTCACCCGGAGCACACTGCGCGCCGTGGGGCTGAGGCCCCTGGCCATGGGCGTGGGGCTCTGGGTGTGCATGGCCGGACTGAGCCTGGGCGCAGTCCAAGGCTAG
- a CDS encoding YkgJ family cysteine cluster protein, whose amino-acid sequence MTDLSALCLNCGLCCDGNLFDHVSLQGPEVDTMRRLSLTVVVRKDGSPALAQHCDALQGRMCTIYGDRPEGCRRYHCTLFGALAEGEVSLKEALPVIDEAHARIQAVEARLPTPAPEAPRAVLQRARQQEAAGSLSPEARDAWTRAEDWLDRHFRGRQRHR is encoded by the coding sequence ATGACGGACCTGTCGGCGCTCTGCCTGAACTGTGGCCTGTGCTGCGATGGGAACCTCTTTGACCACGTTTCCTTGCAAGGCCCCGAGGTGGACACGATGCGCCGGCTGTCGCTGACGGTAGTGGTCCGGAAGGATGGCTCCCCGGCGCTTGCCCAGCACTGCGACGCGCTCCAGGGGCGCATGTGCACCATCTATGGGGACCGGCCCGAGGGCTGCCGCCGTTACCACTGCACCCTCTTCGGCGCCCTCGCCGAGGGTGAGGTGTCCCTGAAGGAAGCCCTTCCGGTGATCGACGAGGCGCACGCGCGCATCCAGGCCGTGGAAGCCCGGTTGCCCACGCCCGCACCGGAGGCCCCCCGGGCCGTGCTGCAACGGGCCCGGCAGCAGGAGGCTGCCGGGTCACTCTCCCCCGAGGCCCGGGACGCCTGGACGCGGGCGGAGGACTGGCTCGACCGGCACTTCCGGGGACGGCAGCGGCACCGCTGA
- a CDS encoding ABC transporter ATP-binding protein has protein sequence MSVPAIEVVGLHKSYRRAFGRRGQEALRGVNLTVPEGCAFGLIGPNGAGKTTFIKSILGIVQPTAGTVRVLGGSPEDPRIRARIGYLPERLHLPGAWTAPAFLRTVAQLKGLAPDAAEHRRLLERVGLEVAQGRRIGGYSKGMRQRLGLAAALLGAPALLVLDEPTDGIDPLGRVEVRGILQEEVRRGTTLFLNSHLLAETERVCDRVAILASGRVMREGRLDELARHRPRWTVRFAPGPEEAVRAAGFQRSGTEGVYQLEAEDPVALNAALDRARAAGALLLELKRDGQDLESVLASTLGEAA, from the coding sequence ATGTCCGTGCCTGCCATCGAAGTCGTTGGTCTTCATAAGAGTTACCGGCGGGCTTTCGGCCGCCGCGGACAGGAGGCGCTGCGGGGGGTGAACCTCACGGTGCCCGAGGGCTGTGCCTTCGGCTTGATTGGCCCCAACGGCGCGGGGAAGACGACGTTCATCAAGTCCATCCTCGGCATCGTCCAGCCCACGGCGGGCACGGTGCGGGTGCTGGGCGGCTCGCCGGAGGATCCGCGGATCCGCGCGCGGATTGGCTACCTGCCCGAGCGCCTGCACCTGCCCGGCGCGTGGACGGCGCCCGCGTTCCTGCGCACGGTGGCACAGCTCAAGGGCCTCGCGCCCGATGCGGCGGAACACCGGCGGCTGCTGGAGCGCGTGGGGCTGGAGGTTGCCCAAGGGCGGCGCATTGGAGGGTACTCCAAGGGCATGCGGCAGCGGCTCGGGCTGGCGGCGGCGCTGCTCGGCGCCCCTGCCCTGCTGGTGCTGGACGAGCCCACCGACGGGATTGATCCCCTGGGCCGGGTGGAGGTGCGAGGGATTCTCCAGGAGGAGGTGCGGCGCGGCACCACGCTGTTCCTCAACTCGCACCTGCTGGCGGAGACGGAGCGGGTGTGTGACCGGGTGGCCATCCTCGCGAGCGGCCGGGTGATGCGCGAAGGGCGGCTCGACGAGTTGGCGCGGCACCGGCCGCGGTGGACGGTGCGCTTCGCCCCCGGCCCGGAGGAGGCCGTGCGGGCCGCGGGCTTCCAGCGGAGCGGCACCGAGGGCGTGTACCAGCTCGAAGCGGAGGATCCGGTGGCGCTGAACGCGGCGCTGGACCGGGCGCGCGCCGCGGGGGCGCTGCTGCTGGAGCTCAAGCGGGACGGACAGGATCTCGAGTCCGTGCTGGCCTCTACCCTGGGAGAAGCAGCGTGA
- a CDS encoding response regulator, which produces MSGSPLTRRGPLLIIEDDPGIRDALSGLLEEAGFHVAAAANGKEALQVLACLGLPCLVLVDLWMPLMSGDEFISRLKEHPSRCRLPVVAMTASESPAPVGVEACLRKPFAPSALLELVRAHCTRK; this is translated from the coding sequence ATGAGCGGGAGTCCTCTGACGCGGCGCGGTCCACTGCTCATCATCGAGGATGATCCCGGTATCCGGGACGCGTTGTCCGGCCTGCTGGAAGAGGCGGGCTTCCACGTGGCGGCGGCGGCCAACGGCAAGGAGGCGCTCCAGGTGCTGGCCTGCCTCGGACTTCCGTGCCTCGTCCTGGTGGACTTGTGGATGCCATTGATGTCGGGAGATGAGTTCATCTCCCGGCTGAAGGAACACCCCAGCCGGTGCCGCCTGCCGGTGGTGGCGATGACGGCCAGCGAGAGCCCAGCGCCCGTGGGCGTGGAGGCCTGCTTGCGCAAGCCCTTCGCCCCCTCGGCCCTGCTGGAGCTGGTCCGGGCGCACTGCACCCGGAAGTGA